Proteins encoded together in one Lathyrus oleraceus cultivar Zhongwan6 chromosome 5, CAAS_Psat_ZW6_1.0, whole genome shotgun sequence window:
- the LOC127080704 gene encoding F-box protein SKIP23-like: SMKIDWRNLEALPLSIIFDKLVERIDHIYFSAVCKNWYSIAKFNYQNRQIHNNVLPMLMVPTKGCKKKRSLYGISLKKNYNFILPVPCKKRFCGSSHGWLAKVDYSSKVTLITLINPFKDAVSITLPPICFMDRYRRSVHSEYDVHKVVLSTNPIFKPHDYVVVAIYSMRQCLAFLKAGQKTWIYIDDIHRLFNDVIFYKGLVYAVGLLNNIVSFDLSYLKDEKVIPKVVSLEGDDYADRVYLVKSLEGDLWLVRKFIDFPEGEDNIDPSRGTKRFEVYNLELDFQTGELIQMLQIDSLGDNVLFVGDSDSVAVSASYFSNYLQKDSIYYTDDFYGDTLPYPNGAFDMKIYNVKEKKFRQHCPYYHWFKGMPPAVWVIPPFQWD, translated from the coding sequence TCCATGAAGATAGATTGGAGGAACTTAGAAGCACTTCCTTTAAGTATAATTTTTGATAAGTTAGTAGAACGTATAGATCACATCTATTTCAGTGCCGTATGCAAGAATTGGTATTCCATTGCAAAGTTTAATTATCAAAATCGACAAATACATAATAATGTATTGCCCATGCTTATGGTTCCCACAAAAGGATGCAAAAAGAAGCGAAGTTTATATGGGatttcattaaaaaaaaattataacttCATACTACCAGTACCTTGTAAAAAAAGGTTTTGTGGTTCAAGTCATGGTTGGCTGGCCAAGGTGGATTATAGTTCTAAAGTTACCCTTATAACGCTCATCAATCCTTTTAAAGATGCGGTTTCCATCACTTTACCACCCATCTGTTTCATGGATAGGTATAGAAGAAGTGTTCATTCTGAATATGATGTGCATAAGGTTGTTTTATCTACTAATCCTATATTTAAGCCACACGATTATGTAGTTGTGGCCATTTATAGTATGCGTCAATGTCTTGCATTCCTAAAAGCTGGACAAAAAACATGGATTTATATAGATGATATTCATCGTCTCTTCAACGATGTTATATTCTACAAAGGTTTAGTCTATGCCGTGGGACTATTGAATAACATTGTCTCGTTTGATTTATCTTATTTAAAGGATGAAAAGGTGATTCCTAAAGTTGTTTCTTTGGAGGGGGATGATTATGCTGATCGGGTTTATCTTGTAAAATCATTGGAGGGAGACTTATGGCTCGTTAGAAAATTTATTGATTTTCCCGAAGGTGAAGATAATATTGATCCTAGTAGAGGTACAAAAAGATTCGAAGTATATAATTTAGAATTGGATTTTCAAACGGGTGAACTTATACAAATGTTACAAATTGATAGTTTGGGAGATAATGTTTTATTTGTTGGTGATAGTGATTCTGTTGCTGTATCAGCTTCATATTTCTCTAATTATCTTCAAAAAGATTCAATTTATTATACAGATGATTTTTACGGAGATACACTGCCATATCCTAATGGAGCGTTTGATATGAAAATCTACAATGTAAAAGAGAAAAAGTTTAGACAACACTGCCCTTATTACCATTGGTTTAAAGGAATGCCACCTGCAGTATGGGTTATTCCACCATTTCAATGGGATTGA